AACTGAAGGATTTATGGCATACGCCTTGAAGGCGAAAGTGTTACCgaatgttacccctaagatctttggatgactgacagtcggtagcgtaacaccatcgcacattgtttcgtgtagaacaagctagctggacaaaaacaaagttcttattccaagaaaagtgtaatgagaaatgaaagaaaacaaacaaaataacgggatttttgctttttttctgagatttttgctcatatatattgagtaattgaagtaagaaggcaggagtggccgcaaaatgcattgattaatttgcaaaagtctttttgaatattaagattcatatttcttttaagtgaacacttttacataattttttttatggattctaagctcgaagatcattgacttcaacctgccacaatctaccgcaccagtcaccaaggcataaaaacaggtacatacaatggattgatgaagataaaccaaaaccaggtatcgtcaataccaatgacggcaacactgctcgtaggtttttcgaaaattctgaggctagtgctgagattacgggattggatgtaacgctcatcaaaagattcgacactctccttcgtgcattagcatctgggtacaatataaatatccaaagatttgaaaaatttgcggtcgagactaaaaaactatacacagatctctatccatggtttaatatgcctgttacatttcataaattcttagtgcatagtactggtaTTATAAAATCAggaattttacctattggtcaactttccgaggaagcacaggaagcccgtaacaaagatttgagacgattcagggattataacacacaaaagcagacgcgtgaagccacgaatagagatcttatgaatatgttgcttataacatcggatcctttagttaacagttttagggagatacctaagaaaagatttaaaagtctgacttcagaagtcttaaatttactgtcccccgataatgttgaggagtcaataaataccccagtggtaccccagttgtttcaagctttcacagtagtgttgctgatgttcatgactattccacaagtgactcatccaatgaaagtgatgatagcgaataataacataattataaaagaagaTTATAGTGTGggtataactttttgttggatcaggttttattcaatttaaatctattgtcttttctactttgtatgatactttacttttaagtttttgtaataagtaattttcacataattaatttaattatttacattgttattattattattgtaattcacttttacattcctgactggtactataaaataattctgtaaaaattgtagtgccaggataaatactcaaataaatacaaaatatgtatgtacatatgtacagtcactcacataaataagtagacacccctttttggataattcttacaatttttgctttcgcaaatttattttaactaatttcccataagaaaatttgtcacgatctataacaaaaactaaattatatttaaaaaattcgacgaattttcataaaaaattttaattttttttccgaatttttagaattttttagagtattgagatttgtattccattcaatttaagtacaataaagtaatattcgcggccaccgtggtgtgatggtagcgtgctccgcctatcacaccgcatgccctgggttcaactcccgggcaaagcaacatcaaaattttagaaataagatttttcaattagaagaaattttttctaagcggggtcgcccctcggcagtgtctggcaagcgctccgattgtatttctgccatgaaaagctctcagtgaaaactcatctgccttgcagatgccgttcggagtcggcataaaacatgtaggtcccgtccggccaatttgtagggaaaaatcaagaggagcacgacgcaaattggaagagaagctcggccttagatctcttcggaggttatcgcgccttacatttatttttttttttaaagtaatattcttaagtcctttaaatttttttggatctatgtcacttattcacatgagttactgtatatgaaataagcaaatgtatgcatatgaagtaaaattttgaaaaaaaaataaaaaaaagaacatatggctgaaaaaaatgacgtagttgtaataaatgactgcatatgaaacggaaaatctcataaaataattttgtccagctagcttgttctacacgaaacactgtgcatcgaAGTGAACGTCTAATAGTCCACGTCATAAACAGAGTGGCGGTGGATTTGGTCGGCTAGGTTTAGATAATTAGCCGTCCATCTTTTTATACAAAGAGGAAAGGGTGAACCATCTATAGCTTGGAGTAGAGTGCCGTGGTGcttgtgtcaaaagcttttgacagcgctGGTAGTACTATgaattttgcggaagccatgctgagTGGCCTGGCGAAGATTCGGAGTAAAGGTAGGGAGCAGGAAGgtttcgctactggcgaaaggagtgataccGGTCGTTATGACTCACCTTCGTTAACTTACTGCCTCAGCGCTAAACTGTATTGGCAttgggcctattgatttagagggtttggcttttttcatggcttcctcaacctctgtgggggtgatgatAACGGCTCACGCGaatttctcaaataataagctgGTCAAGGAAGTACcgccgtaccaaatttcaaggaaTTTGCACCATAAATTAATTTGGTTTAGAATCTGTCGGCTCCTGGTTCATTTCCCggaaaaataagaaagaaaacggACCAAGGTGTAAATCTAAAGCATCCACAATTCCCTTGAACATACACacaaatattcattaaaatcagTCCAGTTTTTTAGGAGGAGTTCAATTCAGTTACACACGTGCAtatgatgtacatatatattgtcaCGAAGGTATGATAGGAACAATAGAGATACCATTCCCTACAAACTCAGAAATTTTGCATAACgccttattgccaaaagcgtGGGAGATGATTAACTGTGTAACATAGTCCTTACCTctgggccctattcgctaactgtgagttttaaattGTACACaggaaattgtgtaaactttgaaattctgattcagTAAAGcgaaactgtgaacaaaaaaactcactgattaAAACtttgtgagttttcttggcaggcAGTGTACACTAtagtgacattcaaaactcatacgcactgttgcagaatgacttttttgttttcatggcgtttgatgaatattttctcccTGACATAAAACTTTTACATTCatcgctcattcagcaaaacaatgtgcacaataatttacagaatcgcatgaaaatttaaagtgtaaattgtgtgtgcaaatgagtttgcaatgagtgtacatttttcagttgttcacagttagggaattgactcCCTGGTACAAGGACAAAACTCGAATTGTGAGGAGGTGGAAATGCAAATATCCCGACAAAAAAATAATAAGGCACAGAAGAATAGCATTTCTTACGCAAACTTTTTAATATAAAGAAGCTTTTGGCATTGACAAATGTAGCTGCATCTAGTGCCGCTATACCTTAACTTCACTTCAAACGCTGCTGAGGTTTACCCACTACCCTTTGTCATTAGccgttttttacacgcgtatacttttacgtttgcgcgtaaaaaaaacggttatcctcgcttagataatgcttaggagacccatctagcgacaactagctacagaacatgttgtaccgaaaagcgcagacacaaacctctggtggccatagtgtataacatagagctgaatcggttgcgatgaatggcagacacacaccatttgtagaggtggtACATAGAATTAgagtagaggtgaaacatagacacatatttcagttgcatctaagtataatgcgtattgaaatttaggagtactaattttatgcgcagcaatttcagaagagtagataaagtttaacgcttagcagtccatataaagtttaagcgtccgggcaattcctggcatagaggtgcGACACCGTTTTGTGGacatcactgaggacctgtttgtttttcttctacatacggctgtgTTATCTGGTGCCGTACCGAACTGTTTTCTCCCTGATCTCCCCAGTTATTTCGACTCGCGAAACCAGACATTGTCACCGAACAAACCATcgccgaccttatttacaacatggatgatGCAAActtcgaccatattggacatccacgtcgatgccattacgctaccgactgcctcaGACCCAAAAAGACTGCGTGTGACGTTCCGTCAGGATCTATATTTATATTACAATTGTATTTAaagtccagagccgtaataaaatcctcaaatttctTGCCTGCACAAAAGGGTAACAACAAAGAGACGCTCGTTATCACTTACAAAGCAAATGGCCGGCCGATCACCAGTTTTGTCGCCTGGTATTAAAAATACTTcctggaaaaggctgcagacctgtcaaaatgctgcaatcagaactgccatgGGATATCGCCTTATGGTCCCTTAACACCACCTACATAGGGAGGCTAAAGAGCTCAACAggtagtttttgctaaattgtcacaaaccagggcACCCTAGCAACAGCTGCTTGATTTAGCCCGGCCTCCTAGAGGGAACGTTTCCATAAGCGTTTGATCCAGACAAACATGAGGAGACCCTATACAAAATCTACAAAGAAACGGTAAACGTCTTTGCTTGGACGTGCCCGGTGAACCCCTTTTATCAATATACAATGTTCTACTATTGCAGAAggagaaagcacactaccaagggaaacacgagtcatttcgttctggatactgtaatttGTTAACCTCTCACTTGTCCAGATTCAACCCCGACATGCGTAATCTCGCttccaaggcagccggttctgtgTACcgcagcgactcgggatttttcccgaccaagggctgtcatttcagtgtaaccacattttatttgttgcgtccctcctacAAATTGTCATCTTTATaccagatccttgcagcgggactgcgccatattgcGCAAACattggtgcaattcaggaacataacatctaaacccagaagaattaaacaaggggtaccacaaggtggtgttctatccccgcttttgtttaatttctacatatggaagctatcttcgccaccagaaggagtcaccattatacctacgccgatgactgcacaatgcATAATGACATGTAATAAATTTAACATTTTCTCCCTGGTATCTCCAGCTTTTttggcctcgcgaaacctgacattttcACCAACGAAATCCTTGGCGAACTTATTTAAAACGTGGACACGCCAAATGCCGATCATATTAGACATCCACGTGGATGCTATTACGCTATttactgtcttacacccaaacatattgggtgtgacgttcgatcaggatacACCTTTTgacgagcatgcaaccgcaattgtactttaaaccagagccgtaataaattcctcaaagaaacgctcatttccACTTGACTGGCCGAGTGCATGCTAAACGTCActgatatggtcgccaaacctaaagttactcactggaagaaaataaaggcctgccaaaacatCGCTCTCGGAACCGCTAGGGGTTGTATTCTAAAACGCCACCTACACAATAAAGAGAGAGTACTCCCCgttagggaaagaaatgaaatgctgaacagtttctgttgaatacccagaaacttgggcatcccagcAAACATGTCATTGAAGAAGCCACACCTCCCAGGGACTTAAAAGGTCATATCTGTAAGCATTgttaggaaatacggcacctgagaatacagccgtatgaagcaaaaaacacaaacagggccacagtgatatccacaaacaggcgtcggacctctatgccaggaattgccaaCGAACACAGTCcttaaataaaaatacccagaactcgctgAAGAGGAACATACTGTCCCtagagtcactctagctcaacttcgatgtgggtactgtaacaggttaaactcttacctatccaaaatcaactccgacatatatagtgtatgtcctgcttgtgatcggtcgcgcctattagatggggcgaagcactgctacaacaacaacaacatacgtaATGTTCGTCGATGTGTCCcggcatgacaccaaccatcttttcaattgaaatgtggaacctacgactctaacaccaatctccttaTGGTCCGCCCTTCTATGGATTTCCGTTGGAGGaccttgatgacaatttgtgagtggtcctACCCATTGAACGGGGCGAAGGCCGAAGCACTGACAACACAACAACATACTACTTAAGGTATGTTTTCGAGTTAACTTCCACGCCGCAAGCAAGTTTTCTATGCatttacatatattatattaGGATGTTGAGATATTTTTTGAAAGCTAAAGAAAAGCGCCGCAGGCGTGAATATAGAATAAAAAATCGGGCTGggttttattgcaaattttttattgcgattctttattccaaatttccatttttttactTTGGAGATAAACCCTCTAATATAAGTTCCATTGACGCTATTATACGTCACCTAAAAATCTTAACGGTTTCCTTTTCCATAGGTATGGAAGTTGCTTTAAAGGTTTGATATCATTATTTGACAGATTTTATTCGCTTAGCCCATGTAAATTTTCACCACCATCTTCATCCTCATCCTCGGAATtggtatcattactggagtgcaATGTTATTTCAATTTCTATAATAGAGTTATTGTGATGGCCATCTCCCCCTGCTTCTTCATCTGGAAGGACTTGAATGCTAGGAGCTTCTTCAATAGCCGTTGTCACTTGTTGATGTTCTGCAATCTGATCCTTGTAGGAAGAATTTTCGCCAGTCAACTCCTTGCTTATGGAGTTTAATATCTCACTTTTCTGGGAATTTAGCTCAATAGATGAATGCGAAAATAATTTCGAGACAACTATATTATCCGAAGAAACTTTATTTTCGTGACCTACAGGCACCGTTGTATGGGACTTCCCGTTCCCACTTGTAGCATAAAATTTACTTTTAGTTTCGCACTGCTTTTCACTTGTAACATTTGATGTCACAATTCCGACTTTTCCACAGCTCTCATTTATTGACAAATTTGAAGCACTGAAAAGGCTATTTATAATTCGACCTGACGATATACTAGGTAACTCCGTCGGTTTATAAATTGCTTTTTCTGGAACATTACAATGGCTTTCTCTGCATATACCGAAGGTATTGTTTGTCCGTGAAAGGCTTGCATTGAATGAAGGGGAAATATCGCAAATTAAGACTGCAGTTTGATGCTTTTGTGATAGGAAGGTATTGTTTTGACTTTGGAAAATCGGTGCTGCAGACAAGTTGGTATTATTTTTCACTTTTCCATTTCTTTGTTTGTTCCTAGCAGAACTGTAATAACTCTGCTGGTGTCGCGGCCTGTTTCGAATCAGTTCTACAAGGTTTGTGGATTGTTTGACACGGCGCTTTCGCAACATTTTGCGTTTCATAATGCACCAGGTTGGTTGATAAATAATTTGGCCTCTCTAAAATTTTACGCTTGAAATTTTGTGTCTTTATATTTAAACTCAAACCACAGAAAAAAACTTCCAAAAGCTAAATATCAAAAAATGGTCCCAGTTTTTGTTTTGACGATTGAACAAAATTCAACGCTAGGTTGATAGAAAACAATTGTACAGTTGCAAATTTGACGGTAAATTATAGATAAGTCTCAGTTTTTGTTTTGACGAAACTAAAATTTTTCCGATTGTAATTCGGAAAAGAACAAAAGTATTTCAGGAATACAATTGTTTATCAGAAAAGCTCAAATGGATACCAGAAAACCACAAATGGATTTTAAATATAGATAAGTCTCAGTTTTTGTTTTGACGACCTTTTCCGACTGTATTTCGGAAAGAACAGAAGTATTTCAGAAATATCAATTGTTTATCAGAAAAGTTCATATGGATTTCAGAAAACATCAAACGTGTTTCAGAAATCACAAATTGATTTCAGATATTCCAGATGTATTACAGAAAACCTCAATTTAATTTCAGAAAAGTTCAAATGTGGTTTATACAAAATCAAATGtattataataataacaaaactTGTATTACATTACAACTGGCATGTCACGCAAAGCCAAAGCATTAGAAAAAAACGTAGATGAATTTTGTATAGCGCGATCACAATCAGCTACTGTATCGGTGGTATCCTTCGTCTGAAATGTTTGCACCATGTTTGTTGCACATATTGCAGTTTCAGCCAAAAAATTACCACAGGGCAGTTCTTCGATATCCTTAGAAGTTTTTCTAAAAGTGTTGTTACATAAACAGCGGCGGATTCTAAAATATCGCCGTTTTAAAAAAACTGCAGTTACGTTATGAAAAAAAAGTTTCAGTTTATAATTTCATAGAACTTAAGGCCAAGTTGCGTGGCTATCCAAAAGTATAAAAGTCTTTGAAGTAACTTGATATATGATGGAGATATGGACTTTAACGCAAATCCTCAATTTCCCGCAGTGTTCAAAAAAAATAGTTACGTTCTTTTGTTCTATCACATAAGTGCTACtttcagaaaataattttaagttttCTTAAAAACATTTGCGATTTTCCATATTCTGAATATATTTAAGGTTTTTTGAAACACAATTTGGAAATCTGAATTACAGATGGTTTTTTCTGAAATAATTTtgagcttttctgaaataaattttagGGTTTCTGTAATACATCTGGAATATCTGAAATCCATTTGTGGTTACAATTGGAATATCTGAAATTCATCTATGGTTTTCTGAAACAgctgattttttttgaaatacggttggaaacatggctcaattatatggttggctcatctcatcagctgattttatttatttcattgcatggtcacTCAAactgaaaccaacacattggcaacattttcttgcACATACAAAAACtcctaagttttatgtttccattccataccattcgcatcaacaccaacacgcagattttgacaatttgaacagaaatattttgttattgtacagatgagccaaccatataattgaaccatggttggAAAGGTGTATACATCCAAAAAAATTCAACGCTAGTTTGATAACAACAATTGTACAGTTGCGATTTTCACAATAAATTATGGAGGTAGAAAGCGTGGAAATCATAGGATATAGTCGACCTTTTCTGGACAAAGTTTAACACACTCATAGAACTCAGCGCTTTAAACAAGCTAATTCCTCTCATATTGCGTAAACGATGAGattcaaattttatatttattatgtaataaaaaattgcaatactAGATTTGTCCAAATTGATACCTAAAACTTGATTAATGGACAAAACCtgtttgtaaatgtgttaaatCACAAACAAATTGTTGTTTGAAATTGAACACGTTAAACCATTTAACGCGTTTAGGAACCACCAGTTCAACATACGGATCCCCAGGTGCAGATAAGTCTTTCCGGCCGATTATATAAAAATCGAATAAAATGCATGTGTTTACTTTATAagtagaaataaataaaaaaaagtgaaaCAATATTTCATAAATAGATATATATTTAAGCTTAAACTACAGCATTTACcatatttaaacggttttatttagcttgactctgtgtagcgaacagaattttgtaattgaaatttaagtaacttcccgataagctacaagctgaaacttggaatatagttcagaacccgaagacaatacaataataataacTATATTACTGCTCCATATCCTCTTGCTCCGGGAAGCTATCGAATCCCATCCGGGTCCGTCTCGTGACCTCGGTCCTgataaatggttttgctgcgtctgccggaaaagaatctttttaggatggtcatactcttgtctgtgtgtctcgtgcaagggatggttgcatcggacagtttGTTCTGTGCTAGAtcccaaaatttaaaaatttttgtggctccttgctgttcacgcccaagggcgtcccgtagtctacgccatAGCCCCcacccactaccttccagcagccccgcggctcagcaagccacaacaagtacccgctgcttcTCGCGCCCCAAGGCACCACCAACTCATAcagccgctcccactcatacgtacaacctccgtagtagagtcgggagcaatgccgagcatcagcctctgccccgtcttcttcccctcttttccggcagcaatcgtgtaggtcagggaaacagactcttagtccctacctccttttgcaccgttttccagcacagaatatatatgtttgcgacatccgcccaatgcagctcctgccgtGGACGATGCCCctctcctagatgttctggtctccgcgatggcaaccccccaacgggtttcatagcgccatgttaccaggccgcatacccaaatacaccgggtaccccaatgcttacccaaagaCGTCCAGtcacagggccacaacagcagttgcgtcctatcctctcacaacccaggcgtagtcacccgtcacttacccccagagtgacgacgtctcccccgttgcacttcagaatactgcagttaatttttaatggattaactggaaagatcacggagatagtcgatttcatgaagcggcaaaacatccgcattgctacatttcaagagactaaactaacTGCAAGATCTGCcctgcagacttgttctgggtgtaatgtccacagaaaagatcgcgagagcggaaatggaggtggactcgcgtttatcatacaccactctatgcaatatcatatattcgatcccgacatcggccgcagggacagtgtcttagaacgtcaaggcttatctgcccggccaggcgatgcaaacctagaaataatcaacatctacatccctcctaccaccagttgccccagtggataccgccctaatatcagcgccttactcactggcaataatcgcattatcttaggtgatttcaatgcccatcacgatctatggcctTCAAACTTGctggcagacagtaggggtgagatgttggtggatcaaatagaagaaacg
The DNA window shown above is from Eurosta solidaginis isolate ZX-2024a chromosome 2, ASM4086904v1, whole genome shotgun sequence and carries:
- the LOC137242319 gene encoding uncharacterized protein, with the translated sequence MKRKMLRKRRVKQSTNLVELIRNRPRHQQSYYSSARNKQRNGKVKNNTNLSAAPIFQSQNNTFLSQKHQTAVLICDISPSFNASLSRTNNTFGICRESHCNVPEKAIYKPTELPSISSGRIINSLFSASNLSINESCGKVGIVTSNVTSEKQCETKSKFYATSGNGKSHTTVPVGHENKVSSDNIVVSKLFSHSSIELNSQKSEILNSISKELTGENSSYKDQIAEHQQVTTAIEEAPSIQVLPDEEAGGDGHHNNSIIEIEITLHSSNDTNSEDEDEDGGENLHGLSE